In one window of Streptomyces roseofulvus DNA:
- the qcrC gene encoding cytochrome bc1 complex diheme cytochrome c subunit: MKKLSARRRHPLAAVVVLLLALAATGGLYAAFAPAGTAKADETAQSLAIEEGKKLYSVGCASCHGTGGQGTTDGPSLVGVGSAAVDFQVGTGRMPAQQPGAQVPKKKVIYTQAEIDQLAAYVASLGAGPITPKEGEYSPEGADIAKGGELFRTNCAQCHNFTGEGGALTHGKYAPSLEGVSPKHLYEAMQTGPQNMPSFPDTTMPEKEKKDIIAYVQAVNGDETPSPGGLSLGGLGPVSEGLFAWIFGLGALIAVAIWVAAHTAKAKKS; the protein is encoded by the coding sequence GTGAAAAAGCTCTCCGCACGACGACGCCATCCGCTGGCGGCGGTCGTCGTCCTACTTCTCGCGCTGGCGGCCACGGGGGGGCTGTACGCCGCGTTCGCGCCCGCGGGCACGGCGAAGGCCGATGAAACCGCCCAGTCCCTCGCCATCGAGGAGGGCAAGAAGCTCTACTCCGTCGGCTGCGCCAGCTGCCACGGAACCGGCGGTCAGGGCACCACTGACGGCCCGTCCCTGGTCGGCGTCGGCTCCGCGGCCGTCGACTTCCAGGTCGGCACCGGCCGTATGCCGGCGCAGCAGCCGGGTGCCCAGGTCCCGAAGAAGAAGGTCATCTACACGCAGGCTGAGATCGATCAGCTCGCGGCGTACGTCGCCTCCCTCGGTGCCGGCCCCATCACGCCCAAGGAGGGCGAGTACAGCCCCGAGGGCGCCGACATCGCCAAGGGTGGCGAGCTGTTCCGCACCAACTGCGCGCAGTGCCACAACTTCACCGGTGAGGGTGGCGCGCTGACCCACGGCAAGTACGCCCCGTCCCTCGAGGGCGTCAGCCCGAAGCACCTCTACGAGGCCATGCAGACCGGCCCGCAGAACATGCCGTCCTTCCCTGACACGACCATGCCGGAGAAGGAGAAGAAGGACATCATCGCGTACGTGCAGGCCGTCAACGGCGACGAGACCCCCAGCCCGGGCGGCCTCTCGCTCGGTGGCCTCGGTCCCGTCTCCGAGGGCCTGTTCGCCTGGATCTTCGGTCTGGGTGCGCTGATCGCAGTTGCCATCTGGGTCGCGGCCCACACCGCTAAGGCCAAGAAGTCATGA
- a CDS encoding aa3-type cytochrome oxidase subunit III — MSVVATVTTVETGHAHPSVNRPNLTSVGTIIWLSSELMFFAALFAMYFTLRSVTGPEFWAEKAAALNFPFSATNTTILVLSSLTCQLGVFAAERGDVKKLRTWFIITFVMGAIFIGGQVLEYTELVKHEGLSLSSDPYGTVFYLTTGFHGLHVTGGLIAFLLVLGRTYAAKRFTHEQATAAIVVSYYWHFVDVVWIGLFATIYMIK; from the coding sequence ATGTCGGTCGTGGCGACAGTAACGACAGTAGAAACCGGGCACGCGCACCCGTCGGTCAATCGACCGAACCTCACCAGCGTCGGAACCATCATCTGGCTGAGTTCCGAGCTGATGTTCTTCGCGGCCCTCTTCGCGATGTACTTCACCCTGCGATCGGTGACCGGTCCCGAGTTCTGGGCGGAAAAGGCCGCGGCCTTGAACTTCCCGTTCTCGGCGACCAACACCACGATCCTGGTGCTCTCCTCCCTGACCTGCCAGCTCGGCGTCTTCGCCGCCGAGCGGGGCGACGTGAAGAAGCTCCGGACGTGGTTCATCATCACGTTCGTGATGGGTGCGATCTTCATCGGCGGCCAGGTCCTGGAGTACACCGAGCTGGTCAAGCACGAGGGCCTCTCGCTCTCGTCGGACCCGTACGGCACGGTGTTCTACCTGACCACCGGCTTCCACGGCCTGCACGTGACGGGCGGTCTCATCGCCTTCCTGCTGGTCCTCGGCCGGACCTACGCCGCCAAGAGGTTCACTCACGAGCAGGCAACCGCCGCCATCGTCGTGTCCTACTACTGGCACTTCGTCGATGTCGTCTGGATCGGCCTCTTCGCCACGATCTACATGATCAAGTAG
- a CDS encoding L,D-transpeptidase, translated as MNDTPRIRTVLSCTLLALTVTAGAAACAGPDGHPLSASPYDAADQIAFAAADGTRLDPTKPLEITSKGDDGRITDVTATDAAGRHLAGELTADGRTWRSTGSLAAGTRYTVRVATEDEDGAPGGRTYTFETAPAKRALTVTFGPEAGTYGVGQPITADLSLPVKDRAARAVVERALKVRSTPAVEGSWYWVDDKKLHFRPKEYWPAGTLVSVTGNLDGLRVGDKLYGGPSKPLRLKIGDRIEAVADAESHYMTVRRNGEVINTIPVTTGKPGFSTRNGIKVVLGKEYYVRMRGTSIGISEGSSESYDLPVYYATRVTWSGEYVHAAPWSVGSQGVANVSHGCVGMSTGNAAWFYETVRPGDIVKTVNSYGDMMDPFGNGFGDWNLSWDKWRRGSALVAEKGDPTATEDAKARLRPSL; from the coding sequence ATGAACGACACGCCGCGCATTCGGACTGTTCTGAGCTGCACCCTCCTGGCCCTCACCGTCACCGCGGGCGCGGCGGCGTGCGCGGGCCCGGACGGGCACCCGCTGTCGGCGAGCCCGTACGACGCGGCCGACCAGATCGCCTTCGCGGCCGCCGACGGCACCCGGCTGGACCCGACGAAGCCGCTGGAGATCACCTCCAAGGGCGACGACGGGCGGATCACCGACGTCACCGCCACGGACGCGGCGGGCCGGCACCTGGCGGGCGAACTGACCGCGGACGGGCGCACCTGGCGCTCCACGGGCTCCCTGGCCGCCGGGACCCGTTACACCGTCAGAGTGGCCACGGAGGACGAGGACGGGGCCCCTGGCGGCCGTACGTACACGTTCGAGACGGCCCCGGCCAAAAGGGCCCTGACCGTCACCTTCGGGCCGGAGGCGGGCACGTACGGCGTCGGGCAGCCGATCACCGCCGACCTCAGCCTGCCCGTCAAGGACCGGGCCGCGCGCGCCGTCGTCGAGCGGGCCCTCAAGGTCCGCTCCACGCCCGCCGTCGAGGGCTCCTGGTACTGGGTGGACGACAAGAAGCTGCACTTCCGGCCCAAGGAGTACTGGCCGGCCGGCACGCTCGTCTCCGTCACCGGCAACCTCGACGGCCTCCGCGTCGGCGACAAGCTGTACGGCGGCCCGTCCAAGCCGCTCCGGCTGAAGATCGGCGACCGGATCGAGGCCGTGGCGGACGCGGAGTCGCACTACATGACGGTGCGGCGGAACGGAGAAGTGATCAACACCATTCCGGTGACCACCGGAAAACCGGGCTTCTCCACCCGTAACGGGATCAAGGTGGTGCTCGGCAAGGAGTACTACGTCCGGATGCGCGGCACCAGCATCGGCATCTCCGAGGGCAGTTCGGAGTCGTACGACCTGCCCGTGTACTACGCCACCCGGGTCACCTGGAGCGGCGAGTACGTCCACGCCGCCCCCTGGTCCGTGGGCTCCCAGGGCGTCGCCAACGTCAGCCACGGCTGCGTGGGCATGTCCACCGGCAACGCCGCCTGGTTCTACGAGACCGTCCGCCCCGGCGACATCGTGAAGACCGTCAACAGCTACGGGGACATGATGGACCCCTTCGGCAACGGCTTCGGCGACTGGAACCTGTCCTGGGACAAGTGGCGCCGGGGCAGCGCCCTGGTGGCCGAGAAGGGCGACCCCACGGCCACCGAGGACGCCAAAGCCCGCCTCCGGCCCAGTCTTTAG
- a CDS encoding cytochrome c oxidase subunit 4 has translation MKIQGKMFIWLSVFILAMAILYGVWSKEPVGTTALFLAFGLAIMIGYYLAFTAKRVDAMAQDDKEADVADEAGEVGFFAPHSWQPLSLAIGGALAFLAVAMGWWIMYFSAPLILVGIWGWVFEFYRGENQNQ, from the coding sequence GTGAAGATCCAGGGCAAGATGTTCATCTGGCTGAGCGTCTTCATCCTTGCCATGGCGATCCTGTACGGCGTCTGGTCCAAGGAGCCGGTCGGCACGACGGCGCTCTTCCTGGCCTTCGGCCTGGCCATCATGATCGGCTACTACCTGGCCTTCACGGCCAAGCGGGTCGACGCGATGGCGCAGGACGACAAGGAGGCCGACGTCGCGGACGAGGCCGGCGAGGTGGGCTTCTTCGCCCCCCACAGCTGGCAGCCGCTCTCGCTGGCCATCGGCGGTGCCCTCGCGTTCCTCGCGGTCGCGATGGGCTGGTGGATCATGTACTTCTCCGCCCCGCTGATCCTCGTCGGCATCTGGGGCTGGGTCTTCGAGTTCTACCGCGGTGAGAACCAGAACCAGTAG
- the ctaD gene encoding aa3-type cytochrome oxidase subunit I translates to MSIPNETKGAAAEDSYENELPVRRKQPGNVVVKWLTTTDHKTIGTMYLVTSFVFFIIGGLMALFMRAELARPGTQIMSNEQFNQAFTMHGTIMLLMFATPLFAGFANWIMPLQIGAPDVAFPRLNMFAYWLYLFGSIIAVAGFLTPQGAADFGWFAYSPLSDAVRSPGVGADMWIMGLAFSGFGTILGSVNFITTIICMRAPGMTMFRMPIFTWNVLLTGVLVLLAFPVLAAALFALEADRKFGAHVFDAANGGALLWQHLFWFFGHPEVYIIALPFFGIISEVIPVFSRKPMFGYIGLVAATIAIAGLSVTVWAHHMYVTGGVLLPFFSFMTFLIAVPTGVKFFNWIGTMWKGSLSFETPMLWAVGFLITFTFGGLTGVILASPPMDFHVSDSYFVVAHFHYVIFGTVVFAMFSGFHFWWPKFTGKMLDERLGKITFWTLFVGFHGTFLVQHWLGAEGMPRRYADYLDADGFTALNTISTISSFLLGLSMLPFFYNVWKTAKYGKKIEVDDPWGYGRSLEWATSCPPPRHNFLTLPRIRSESPAFDLHHPEIAAVDQLENKPHEAAALTGSKEAGK, encoded by the coding sequence GTGAGCATCCCCAACGAAACCAAGGGTGCCGCGGCTGAGGACTCGTACGAGAACGAGCTGCCCGTCCGCCGCAAGCAGCCCGGCAATGTGGTGGTGAAGTGGCTGACCACCACCGACCACAAGACCATCGGTACGATGTACCTGGTCACCTCGTTCGTGTTCTTCATCATCGGCGGCCTGATGGCGCTCTTCATGCGCGCCGAGCTGGCCCGTCCGGGCACGCAGATCATGTCGAACGAGCAGTTCAACCAGGCGTTCACGATGCACGGCACGATCATGCTGCTGATGTTCGCGACGCCGCTGTTCGCCGGTTTCGCCAACTGGATCATGCCGCTGCAGATCGGCGCGCCCGACGTGGCGTTCCCGCGGCTGAACATGTTCGCGTACTGGCTGTACCTCTTCGGCTCGATCATCGCGGTGGCCGGCTTCCTCACCCCCCAGGGTGCGGCCGACTTCGGCTGGTTCGCCTACTCCCCGCTGTCGGACGCCGTCCGCTCGCCGGGTGTCGGCGCCGACATGTGGATCATGGGTCTGGCCTTCTCCGGCTTCGGCACGATCCTCGGTTCGGTGAACTTCATCACCACGATCATCTGCATGCGCGCTCCGGGCATGACGATGTTCCGCATGCCGATCTTCACCTGGAACGTGCTGCTGACCGGTGTCCTGGTCCTGCTCGCCTTCCCGGTCCTGGCGGCGGCGCTCTTCGCCCTTGAGGCGGACCGCAAGTTCGGTGCCCACGTCTTCGACGCGGCCAACGGCGGCGCACTGCTCTGGCAGCACCTCTTCTGGTTCTTCGGACACCCAGAGGTGTACATCATCGCCCTGCCGTTCTTCGGCATCATCTCCGAGGTCATCCCGGTCTTCAGCCGCAAGCCGATGTTCGGCTACATCGGTCTGGTGGCCGCGACCATCGCGATCGCCGGTCTGTCCGTGACCGTGTGGGCGCACCACATGTACGTCACCGGTGGCGTGCTCCTCCCGTTCTTCTCCTTCATGACGTTCCTCATCGCCGTACCGACCGGCGTGAAGTTCTTCAACTGGATCGGAACGATGTGGAAGGGCTCGCTGTCCTTCGAGACCCCGATGCTGTGGGCTGTCGGCTTCCTGATCACCTTCACCTTCGGTGGTCTGACCGGCGTCATCCTGGCCTCGCCCCCGATGGACTTCCACGTCTCCGACTCGTACTTCGTCGTGGCGCACTTCCACTACGTCATCTTCGGCACCGTCGTCTTCGCGATGTTCTCCGGCTTCCACTTCTGGTGGCCGAAGTTCACGGGCAAGATGCTCGACGAGCGCCTCGGCAAGATCACGTTCTGGACGCTGTTCGTGGGCTTCCACGGCACCTTCCTGGTGCAGCACTGGCTCGGTGCCGAGGGCATGCCGCGTCGTTACGCGGACTACCTGGACGCCGACGGCTTCACCGCGCTGAACACGATCTCGACGATCTCGTCGTTCCTCCTCGGCCTGTCGATGCTGCCGTTCTTCTACAACGTGTGGAAGACCGCCAAGTACGGCAAGAAGATCGAGGTCGACGACCCGTGGGGCTATGGCCGTTCGCTCGAGTGGGCGACGTCCTGCCCGCCGCCGCGGCACAACTTCCTCACCCTGCCGCGGATCCGTTCCGAATCCCCGGCGTTCGACCTGCACCACCCTGAGATCGCGGCTGTCGACCAGCTGGAGAACAAGCCGCACGAGGCCGCGGCCCTCACGGGCAGCAAGGAGGCCGGCAAGTGA
- the ctaC gene encoding aa3-type cytochrome oxidase subunit II has product MSPNGSDRSSRRPMRRKLPQVLTAGLILATATGCSYNWEDFPRLGMPTPVTEEAPRILSLWQGSWAAALLTGILVWGLILWATIFHRRSRTKVEVPPQTRYNMPIEALYTVTPLIIVSVLFYFTARDESKLLELSPKPAHTINVVGYQWSWGFNYIEDVPGVEGDAKKDENLAAIPDKYLDAFPANAGGVYDAGIPGDRNPQTGNPGPTLWLPKGEKVRFVLTSRDVIHSFWVVPFLFKQDVIPGHTNVFEVTPTQEGTFLGKCAELCGVDHSRMLFNVKVVSPERYQAHLKELAEKGQTGYIPSGIEQTDPARNAEKNQL; this is encoded by the coding sequence GTGAGTCCCAACGGCTCCGACCGCTCGTCGCGGCGCCCGATGCGGCGGAAGCTGCCGCAGGTGCTGACTGCGGGCCTGATCCTGGCGACAGCCACCGGCTGCTCGTACAACTGGGAAGACTTCCCCCGCCTTGGCATGCCCACCCCCGTCACGGAAGAGGCGCCTCGGATCCTCTCCCTGTGGCAGGGCTCCTGGGCCGCCGCGCTCCTCACCGGCATCCTGGTGTGGGGCCTCATCCTGTGGGCGACCATCTTCCACCGGCGCAGCAGGACCAAGGTCGAGGTACCTCCGCAGACCCGCTACAACATGCCCATCGAGGCGCTGTACACGGTCACCCCCCTCATCATCGTCTCGGTGCTCTTCTACTTCACCGCGCGCGACGAGTCGAAGCTCCTGGAGCTCTCCCCGAAGCCGGCCCACACCATCAACGTGGTCGGCTACCAGTGGAGCTGGGGCTTCAACTACATCGAGGACGTCCCCGGCGTCGAGGGTGACGCGAAGAAGGACGAGAACCTCGCGGCGATCCCGGACAAGTACCTGGACGCGTTCCCGGCCAACGCGGGCGGCGTCTACGACGCCGGCATCCCCGGCGACCGGAACCCGCAGACCGGCAACCCGGGCCCGACCCTGTGGCTGCCGAAGGGCGAGAAGGTCCGCTTCGTCCTGACCTCGCGCGACGTCATCCACTCCTTCTGGGTGGTGCCGTTCCTCTTCAAGCAGGACGTCATCCCGGGCCACACCAACGTCTTCGAGGTGACCCCGACCCAGGAGGGCACCTTCCTCGGCAAGTGCGCCGAGCTGTGCGGTGTCGACCACTCCCGGATGCTCTTCAACGTCAAGGTGGTCTCCCCGGAGCGCTACCAGGCGCACCTGAAGGAGCTGGCTGAGAAGGGCCAGACCGGCTACATTCCGTCCGGCATCGAGCAGACGGACCCGGCCAGGAACGCGGAGAAGAACCAACTGTGA
- a CDS encoding cysteine desulfurase/sulfurtransferase TusA family protein, translated as MPYFDAASAAPLHPVARQALLAALDEGWADPARLYREGRRARRLLDAAREAAAEAVGCRPDELVFTPSGTRAVHSGVSGALAGRRRVGGRLVVSAVEHSSVLHAGEAHAAAGGTVTEVPVGRTGAVDPEVFAAELGEGVALACLQSANHEVGTEQPVAEVAAACRAAGVPLLVDAAQSLGWGPVPEGWSLLTASAHKWGGPAGVGLLAVRKGVRFAPQGPSDERESGRAPGFENLPAIVAAAASLRAVRAEAAAEDARLRGLVDRIRARVPELVPDVEVVGDPVRRLPHVVTFSCLYVDGETLLSELDREGFSVSSGSSCTSSTLTPSHVLRAMGVLSEGNVRVSLPAGTEAADVDRFLAVLPGVVASVRDRLGAPAAAAPAPGGGDLVVDARGKRCPIPVIELAKVFGSVRVGGTVTVLSDDEAARLDIPAWCEMRGQEYVGESPATDGGHAYVVRRTS; from the coding sequence ATGCCGTACTTCGACGCCGCGTCCGCCGCTCCCCTCCACCCCGTCGCCCGTCAGGCGCTGCTCGCCGCCCTCGACGAGGGGTGGGCCGACCCGGCCCGGCTGTACCGGGAGGGACGGCGGGCCCGGCGGCTGCTCGACGCGGCGCGGGAGGCGGCGGCGGAGGCGGTGGGCTGTCGCCCCGACGAACTCGTCTTCACCCCTTCGGGGACGCGCGCGGTGCACTCGGGCGTGTCGGGGGCGCTCGCCGGGCGCCGGCGGGTGGGCGGCCGGCTGGTCGTCTCGGCCGTCGAGCACTCCTCGGTGCTGCACGCCGGCGAGGCGCACGCGGCGGCCGGCGGGACGGTGACGGAGGTTCCGGTCGGCCGGACCGGCGCGGTGGACCCGGAGGTCTTCGCGGCCGAGCTCGGCGAGGGGGTCGCGCTCGCGTGCCTCCAGTCCGCCAACCACGAGGTCGGCACGGAGCAGCCGGTGGCCGAGGTCGCGGCCGCCTGCCGGGCGGCCGGGGTGCCGCTGCTGGTGGACGCGGCGCAGTCGCTGGGCTGGGGGCCGGTGCCGGAGGGCTGGTCGCTGCTGACGGCGAGCGCGCACAAGTGGGGCGGGCCGGCGGGGGTCGGGCTGCTCGCGGTCCGGAAGGGCGTGCGGTTCGCGCCGCAAGGCCCGTCCGACGAGCGGGAGTCGGGCCGCGCTCCCGGCTTCGAGAACCTGCCGGCGATCGTCGCGGCGGCGGCCTCGCTGCGGGCGGTACGGGCCGAGGCGGCGGCGGAGGACGCCCGGCTGCGGGGCCTCGTGGACCGGATCCGGGCGCGGGTGCCGGAGCTGGTGCCGGACGTGGAGGTGGTGGGCGATCCGGTGCGGCGGCTCCCCCACGTCGTCACCTTCTCCTGCCTGTACGTCGACGGGGAGACCCTGCTGTCGGAACTGGACCGGGAGGGATTCTCCGTTTCGTCCGGTTCGTCGTGCACCAGCTCGACGCTGACGCCCAGCCATGTGCTCCGCGCGATGGGGGTGCTGAGCGAGGGGAACGTCCGGGTCTCGCTGCCGGCCGGCACGGAGGCGGCGGACGTCGACCGCTTCCTGGCGGTGCTGCCCGGGGTCGTGGCGTCGGTACGGGACCGGCTGGGCGCGCCCGCCGCGGCGGCGCCCGCGCCGGGGGGCGGCGACCTGGTGGTGGACGCGCGGGGGAAGCGGTGCCCGATCCCGGTCATCGAGCTGGCGAAGGTGTTCGGGTCGGTGCGGGTGGGGGGGACGGTGACGGTGCTCTCGGACGACGAGGCGGCGCGGCTGGACATTCCGGCGTGGTGCGAGATGCGGGGCCAGGAGTACGTGGGCGAGTCCCCCGCGACCGACGGCGGCCACGCCTACGTCGTCCGCCGCACCTCCTGA
- a CDS encoding carbohydrate kinase family protein, translating to MRIAVTGSIATDHLMTFPGRFADQLVADQLHTVSLSFLVDNLDVRRGGVGPNICFGMGQLGGNPILVGAAGYDFDEYRAWLDRHGVDTGSVRISEVLHTARFVCTTDKDHNQIGSFYTGAMSEARLIELKAVADRVGGLDLVLIGADDPEAMLRHTEECKAREIPFAADFSQQIARMDGEEIRLLLDGATYLFSNEYEKGLIESKTGWTDEEILSRVGHRVTTLGSRGVRIERAGEPAIEVACPEEEAKVDPTGVGDAFRAGFLTGLSWGVGLERAAQVGCMLATLVIETLGTQEYTLRRAHFMDRFTKAYGEEAATQVHTHLT from the coding sequence GTGCGTATCGCAGTCACCGGCTCCATCGCCACCGACCACCTCATGACCTTCCCCGGCCGGTTCGCCGACCAGCTGGTGGCCGACCAGCTCCACACGGTGTCCCTCTCCTTCCTGGTCGACAACCTCGACGTCCGCCGCGGCGGCGTCGGCCCGAACATCTGCTTCGGCATGGGCCAGCTCGGCGGCAACCCGATCCTCGTCGGCGCGGCCGGCTACGACTTCGACGAGTACCGCGCCTGGCTCGACCGCCACGGCGTCGACACCGGCTCGGTCCGCATCTCCGAGGTCCTGCACACCGCGCGCTTCGTCTGCACCACGGACAAGGACCACAACCAGATCGGGTCCTTCTACACCGGCGCCATGAGCGAGGCCCGCCTCATCGAGCTCAAGGCCGTCGCCGACCGCGTCGGCGGGCTCGACCTCGTCCTCATCGGCGCCGACGACCCCGAGGCGATGCTGCGCCACACCGAGGAGTGCAAGGCCCGGGAGATCCCCTTCGCCGCCGACTTCTCCCAGCAGATCGCCCGCATGGACGGCGAGGAGATCCGTCTCCTCCTCGACGGCGCCACCTACCTCTTCTCCAACGAGTACGAGAAGGGCCTCATCGAGTCGAAGACCGGCTGGACCGACGAGGAGATCCTGTCCCGCGTCGGCCACCGCGTCACCACCCTCGGCTCGCGCGGCGTCCGCATCGAGCGCGCGGGGGAGCCGGCGATCGAGGTCGCCTGCCCCGAGGAGGAGGCCAAGGTCGACCCCACCGGCGTCGGCGACGCCTTCCGCGCGGGCTTCCTCACGGGCCTGTCGTGGGGCGTCGGCCTGGAGCGGGCGGCGCAGGTCGGCTGCATGCTGGCGACGCTGGTCATCGAGACGCTGGGCACGCAGGAGTACACGCTGCGGCGCGCGCACTTCATGGACCGCTTCACCAAGGCGTACGGCGAAGAAGCCGCCACCCAGGTCCACACCCACCTCACCTGA
- a CDS encoding HesB/IscA family protein, with product MSVSDETGTVTDGIIVTDAAAAKVRALLEQEGRDDLALRVAVQPGGCSGLRYQLFFDERSLDGDVVKDFDGVKVVTDRMSAPYLGGASIDFVDTIEKQGFTIDNPNATGSCACGDSFS from the coding sequence ATGTCCGTATCGGACGAGACCGGCACCGTCACCGACGGCATCATCGTCACCGACGCCGCCGCGGCCAAGGTCAGGGCTCTGCTGGAGCAGGAGGGTCGCGACGACCTGGCGCTGCGCGTCGCCGTCCAGCCCGGTGGCTGCTCCGGCCTGCGCTACCAGCTGTTCTTCGACGAGCGCTCGCTCGACGGTGACGTCGTCAAGGACTTCGACGGTGTCAAGGTCGTCACCGACCGCATGAGCGCCCCCTACCTGGGCGGCGCCTCCATCGACTTCGTCGACACCATCGAGAAGCAGGGCTTCACGATCGACAACCCGAACGCGACCGGCTCCTGCGCCTGCGGCGACTCGTTCAGCTAA
- the nadA gene encoding quinolinate synthase NadA, which translates to MTTAQTPLDVQPTPLALLLLGREADPKSERGVECPGDLPSPSDPDLVERARAAKEKLGDKVFVLGHHYQRDEVIQFADVTGDSFKLARDAAAKPEAEYIVFCGVHFMAESADILTGDDQKVVLPDLAAGCSMADMATGEQVAECWDVLTEAGIAEQVVPVSYMNSSADIKAFTGKHGGTICTSSNAERALNWAFEQGEKVLFLPDQHLGRNTAVRDMGMSLDDCVVYNPHKPNGGLTTEQLRAAKMILWRGHCSVHGRFSLESVEDVRARIPGVNVLVHPECKHEVVAAADYVGSTEYIINTLEAAPAGSKWAIGTELNLVRRLANRYADQGKEIVFLDKTVCFCSTMNRIDLPHLVWALESLAEGNLVNRIEVDKETEAFAKLALERMLALP; encoded by the coding sequence GTGACCACCGCCCAGACCCCCCTGGACGTCCAGCCGACGCCGCTCGCCCTGCTGCTGCTCGGCCGCGAGGCCGACCCCAAGAGCGAGCGCGGCGTGGAGTGTCCCGGCGATCTGCCGTCGCCCTCCGACCCCGACCTGGTGGAGCGTGCGCGCGCGGCCAAGGAGAAGCTCGGGGACAAGGTCTTCGTCCTCGGCCACCACTACCAGCGCGACGAGGTCATCCAGTTCGCCGACGTCACCGGCGACTCCTTCAAGCTCGCGCGTGACGCCGCCGCCAAGCCGGAGGCCGAGTACATCGTCTTCTGCGGTGTGCACTTCATGGCCGAGTCGGCCGACATCCTCACCGGCGACGACCAGAAGGTCGTCCTGCCGGACCTCGCGGCCGGCTGCTCGATGGCCGACATGGCCACCGGCGAGCAGGTCGCCGAGTGCTGGGACGTGCTGACCGAGGCCGGGATCGCCGAGCAGGTGGTGCCCGTCTCGTACATGAACTCCTCGGCCGACATCAAGGCGTTCACCGGCAAGCACGGCGGCACGATCTGCACCTCGTCCAACGCCGAGCGGGCCCTGAACTGGGCCTTCGAGCAGGGCGAGAAGGTGCTGTTCCTGCCCGACCAGCACCTGGGCCGCAACACCGCCGTCCGCGACATGGGCATGTCCCTCGACGACTGCGTGGTCTACAACCCGCACAAGCCGAACGGCGGGCTCACCACCGAGCAGCTGCGCGCCGCGAAGATGATCCTGTGGCGGGGTCACTGCTCGGTGCACGGCCGCTTCTCGCTGGAGTCGGTCGAGGACGTGCGCGCCCGGATCCCCGGCGTGAACGTGCTGGTCCACCCGGAGTGCAAGCACGAGGTCGTGGCCGCCGCGGACTACGTGGGCTCGACCGAGTACATCATCAACACCCTGGAGGCGGCCCCGGCCGGCTCCAAGTGGGCCATCGGCACGGAGCTGAACCTGGTCCGCCGACTGGCGAATCGTTACGCCGACCAGGGCAAGGAGATCGTCTTCCTCGACAAGACGGTCTGCTTCTGCTCGACCATGAACCGGATCGACCTGCCGCACCTGGTGTGGGCGCTGGAGTCGCTGGCCGAGGGCAACCTGGTCAACCGGATCGAGGTCGACAAGGAGACGGAGGCGTTCGCGAAGCTGGCGCTGGAGCGGATGCTGGCGCTGCCGTAG